The genomic DNA TCAAAAGCTTCCCAGATGTGTGCGTTAGCGGAGTCATATTCACCATATTGCTCAAGCTTTCCACTTTTACCTTTTACAAAGCTCAGCACGGCAACGCCTTTTGCATTTTCTAGAGTTTTTATATTGTAAACAAATCCCTTTACACCATCGGTTGCGAGTTTCTTAATAGTCGCTTTATCATCAACCAATGTATAGCGTGCTATTTGAGTATTTGCCCATGAAGGTGCCCAGCGGCTAACTGAAACAATCTCCTTCATTGTTTCTCTGTCCACTTTTTCATTTTTAAATTTACGAACACTCCTTCGCTCTTTGATCATGGTGATTGCATCCATTTAGATCTCCCTTATTGGTTGTTAGATTTTTTTCGTATCACCCAATTCACTCAACAATAACTTATCTAAAGTAAAGGTAACTATTCAGGCCTATTAGGCTATTATCTAGAATTTCTTGTTTAGCCACAGACCCACACAGACCCACACAGACTTACTTTAGAACTCGTAAACACATCCTGAAAATAGATGAAATTAATTAGACATATGCATAGTCGACAACTACTATATAGTTTATTAACTGCGCTGTTTGTTTTTTTGTGACCTCTCCACAGCTTTTAGCTCGGGATTCAAAGCCGAAAC from Desulfobulbaceae bacterium includes the following:
- a CDS encoding nitroreductase family protein, with the translated sequence MDAITMIKERRSVRKFKNEKVDRETMKEIVSVSRWAPSWANTQIARYTLVDDKATIKKLATDGVKGFVYNIKTLENAKGVAVLSFVKGKSGKLEQYGEYDSANAHIWEAFDAGIACQTFCLAAHEKGVGTCIMGVIDEDSISKIVSLPEDESVAALIVYGYGEGDHPAPTPRKEVEEILRFVDAQ